Part of the Halobellus ruber genome is shown below.
CAGGTCATCAGAGATATTCATCTGCCTAATCCAATAGAGAAACGAGCGATGCATAGGCGTTCTGGATACTCCTCGCGTTGCCCACACGGGGTGGGCTGTGTGATACTGTTGGGTATAACTACGTGAAGATTCTCGGTACCCCGGGGTGCCGAAATCCGTCACGCAGTCATAGCCGACAGTATGAACACAACTGAATTAAGTGCTACAAGTGAGTAAATAGGGGTTACAATGCAATTCTGTGACGAGTGCGGGTCTCTGATGAAGAAGGAAGACGGTGTGATGGTGTGTTCGAGTTGCGGTTATGAGGCGGAACAGGCGGGCGACGCCGAGGAGTTTGTCAGTACGACTGAACAGGCTGGTGACGAGCTGATTGAAACTTCTGAGGATGCGAACTTCGAGGGGAAGCCGACTGCGGACGA
Proteins encoded:
- a CDS encoding transcription factor S, giving the protein MQFCDECGSLMKKEDGVMVCSSCGYEAEQAGDAEEFVSTTEQAGDELIETSEDANFEGKPTADDVTCDDCGHGEAWYTIKQTGSADEPPTRFFKCTECGNRWRDYN